The Parabacteroides sp. AD58 genome includes a window with the following:
- a CDS encoding N-6 DNA methylase translates to MYAIIPQQIPQDRRAEINEKILFAIDSGKDLVSKESIYNCYTGIGGLHNLRQADFTSYHEYAEAKKEFEMGQFFTPHDICRSMVETLSPTSAEMVLDMCCGMGNFFNHLPNLHNAYGFDIDGKAVAVARYLYPEAHIEKCDIQLYNPEQRFDIIVGNPPFNLKFDYRLSQEFYMDKAYDVLNPAGILMVIVPLSFMQNEFWEKTRVAKINSNFSFIGQTRLEHSAFSTVGVQNFATKIMVFLRRSLHIEMQPYNAEEFVSMDELKKRIAEVRKMKHRLRLQLMRECNHIDKEELEQFEYRLAKYMYELKAHAVLNRHVEKAEALVSKFRNQKPPENATREQIKEWERKKLTTGKVLGIIRRYITSQNVVPRKEVALVKTSYGFKLKQYAPRLLDKVTHKAAGINDLILGRAELPMPENVTEKNMRQIRAASKLIRRKQRQYETQNLQFAEMREDAGLKEYLDRTTFINKDGEVCEFTDLQKHDLNLVLQKRYALLNWQQGSGKTAAVYHRAKYLLKFRKAKNVIILAPAIATNMTWIPFLTINKERFRTIQTAGDLNNIPEGTFLVVSTSMLRKLKRGLMRFVKRTSGKLCLVFDESDEITNPTSQRTRNILCIFRRLRYKILDTGTTTRNNIAELYSQFELLYNNSVNMICWSPQVYHENRDHEIEEENNPDYGTPFPAFRGHVLFRACHCPGKATVFGIEKQNQDVYNKDELSELIGKTVITRKFRDFAGEKYRIRTHTVRPSEGEHEVYRVIIEEFCRICELYYNNTGDTKKDAGLRLMRQIKLLIKACSVPHLIEGYYGDSYPSKTRYIERLIRTIPGKVAIGCTTLAAFDLYESYIREHFPDRPVFVVKGDVAFKKRQSIVTEFDSTINGILICTQQSLSSSVNIPTCNDVILESLQWNIPRMEQFYFRFIRLDSKEMKDVHYVTYEDSVEQNLMALVLTKERLNEFIKTGEVKEQSEIFEEFDITMSVIDSLLIRTQDSEGKIHISWGSQRITE, encoded by the coding sequence ATGTATGCCATCATACCCCAACAGATTCCCCAGGACAGGCGTGCCGAGATCAACGAGAAAATCCTTTTCGCCATAGACTCCGGCAAGGACCTCGTTTCGAAGGAAAGCATCTACAACTGCTACACGGGAATCGGAGGACTGCACAACCTCAGGCAGGCGGATTTCACCAGCTACCATGAATACGCCGAGGCCAAGAAGGAATTCGAGATGGGACAGTTCTTCACCCCGCACGACATATGCCGGAGCATGGTGGAGACCCTTTCTCCGACATCGGCGGAAATGGTACTTGACATGTGCTGCGGCATGGGCAACTTCTTCAACCATCTGCCCAACCTGCACAATGCCTACGGATTCGACATTGACGGCAAGGCGGTGGCCGTTGCCAGATACCTCTACCCGGAAGCTCATATCGAGAAATGCGACATACAGCTGTACAATCCCGAACAGCGTTTCGACATCATTGTCGGAAATCCGCCCTTCAACCTGAAATTTGATTACAGGCTGTCGCAGGAATTCTACATGGACAAGGCCTATGACGTGCTCAACCCTGCCGGAATCCTGATGGTCATCGTCCCTCTCTCCTTCATGCAGAACGAGTTCTGGGAAAAGACACGCGTGGCGAAAATCAACTCGAATTTCTCCTTCATCGGCCAGACCAGGCTGGAACATTCAGCCTTCTCTACGGTGGGCGTGCAGAATTTCGCAACAAAAATCATGGTATTCCTCCGCCGTTCCCTCCATATTGAAATGCAGCCCTACAACGCGGAAGAGTTTGTCAGCATGGATGAGCTGAAGAAACGCATAGCCGAAGTGCGGAAAATGAAACACCGGCTGCGCCTCCAGCTGATGCGGGAGTGCAACCATATAGACAAAGAAGAGCTGGAACAGTTCGAGTACAGGCTCGCCAAATACATGTACGAGCTGAAAGCCCATGCCGTGCTGAACAGGCATGTCGAAAAGGCGGAGGCGCTGGTGTCCAAATTCCGCAACCAGAAACCGCCGGAAAATGCCACCCGGGAACAGATAAAGGAATGGGAACGCAAGAAGCTGACCACCGGCAAGGTTCTCGGCATCATCCGCAGGTACATCACCTCGCAGAACGTGGTGCCGCGCAAGGAAGTGGCATTGGTGAAGACATCCTACGGCTTCAAGCTGAAGCAATATGCCCCGCGTCTGCTTGACAAGGTCACGCACAAGGCCGCAGGCATCAACGACCTCATACTCGGAAGGGCCGAACTCCCGATGCCGGAAAACGTCACAGAAAAGAACATGCGGCAGATCCGTGCCGCCAGTAAACTGATACGGCGCAAACAGAGGCAATACGAGACCCAGAATCTCCAGTTTGCGGAAATGCGGGAAGATGCCGGCCTGAAGGAATACCTGGACCGCACCACATTCATCAACAAGGACGGTGAAGTCTGCGAATTCACGGACTTGCAGAAACACGACCTGAACCTCGTGTTGCAGAAACGCTACGCCCTGCTGAACTGGCAGCAGGGTTCAGGCAAGACCGCCGCCGTCTATCACAGGGCGAAATACCTGCTCAAGTTCAGAAAGGCAAAGAACGTCATCATACTTGCCCCGGCCATCGCCACCAACATGACCTGGATACCGTTCCTTACCATAAACAAGGAACGCTTCCGTACAATACAGACCGCCGGCGACCTCAACAACATACCGGAAGGGACATTCCTTGTCGTCTCCACCTCCATGCTCCGGAAACTGAAAAGAGGACTGATGCGTTTCGTGAAACGCACTTCCGGCAAGCTGTGCCTTGTCTTCGACGAGTCGGACGAAATCACCAATCCCACATCGCAGCGTACAAGAAACATCCTGTGCATATTCAGGAGGCTCAGGTACAAGATCCTCGACACGGGAACAACCACCCGCAACAACATCGCGGAACTGTACAGCCAGTTCGAACTACTCTACAACAACTCCGTAAACATGATATGCTGGAGCCCGCAGGTCTACCACGAAAACAGGGACCACGAGATAGAGGAAGAGAACAACCCGGATTACGGAACACCGTTCCCCGCCTTCAGGGGGCATGTCCTTTTCCGTGCCTGCCACTGTCCGGGGAAAGCCACTGTATTCGGCATCGAGAAACAGAACCAGGACGTGTACAACAAGGACGAACTCTCCGAACTTATCGGCAAGACGGTCATCACCCGTAAATTCAGGGACTTCGCAGGAGAGAAATACCGGATACGGACACATACCGTCCGTCCCTCGGAAGGAGAACACGAGGTATACCGTGTCATAATCGAGGAATTCTGCCGCATCTGTGAGCTGTACTACAATAACACGGGAGACACGAAAAAGGATGCAGGACTGAGACTCATGAGGCAGATCAAGCTGCTTATCAAAGCCTGTTCGGTACCTCACCTGATAGAGGGATACTACGGTGACAGTTATCCTTCCAAGACCCGCTATATTGAAAGGCTCATAAGGACAATACCGGGTAAGGTTGCCATCGGATGTACCACATTGGCGGCCTTCGACCTCTACGAGAGCTATATCCGGGAACATTTTCCCGACAGACCTGTATTTGTGGTCAAGGGAGATGTAGCCTTCAAGAAACGACAGAGCATCGTGACCGAATTCGACTCCACCATCAACGGCATCCTGATATGCACACAGCAGAGCCTGAGCAGCTCCGTGAACATACCTACCTGCAACGACGTGATACTGGAATCCCTGCAGTGGAACATCCCCCGTATGGAACAGTTCTACTTCCGTTTCATCCGTCTCGATTCCAAAGAAATGAAGGATGTCCACTACGTCACCTACGAAGATTCGGTCGAACAGAACCTGATGGCACTGGTACTGACCAAGGAGCGTCTGAACGAATTCATCAAGACCGGTGAGGTCAAGGAACAGTCAGAAATCTTCGAGGAGTTCGACATCACAATGTCTGTCATCGACAGCCTGCTCATCCGCACGCAGGACAGTGAAGGCAAAATACACATCAGCTGGGGAAGCCAGCGCATAACAGAATAA
- a CDS encoding DUF4121 family protein — MLQATKNKYTVETLKPLNILYDHEHRLTQQDVDMANGYVELIERTRSEKIPQVGDRLIYVDRYGKYYGNALIEKRKNTDGLISICEIPYIPFIWEEYDGIGLSVSGGSFHHIDPLQLKFVRWTEGIFQDWGNCGACANGAVAFTAKVPLWSYSEPDPLYGDFTTETWRQYYLTKNTGPDARNLYQGFDKAFRTEEDFLQFLKDYEGTVFKGNQENHIVLWCFRHENRFLPQHEWDKIDVQAVERRLNFYPEQVKLVKDMDSHITYCYRIKPEIDNL; from the coding sequence ATGTTACAGGCAACAAAGAACAAGTACACGGTGGAAACACTCAAACCACTGAACATTCTGTACGATCATGAACACCGGCTGACACAGCAGGACGTGGATATGGCCAACGGTTATGTGGAACTGATAGAAAGGACACGCTCTGAAAAGATTCCACAGGTCGGTGACAGACTCATCTATGTGGACAGATACGGGAAATATTACGGCAACGCCCTCATCGAGAAACGCAAAAATACGGACGGACTGATTTCCATCTGTGAAATCCCCTATATCCCTTTCATATGGGAAGAGTATGACGGTATCGGTTTAAGTGTCAGCGGAGGATCCTTCCACCATATTGACCCCCTCCAGTTGAAGTTCGTCAGATGGACGGAAGGGATATTCCAAGACTGGGGCAACTGCGGTGCGTGCGCCAACGGTGCCGTTGCATTCACGGCAAAAGTGCCGTTATGGTCCTATTCCGAACCTGACCCTCTCTACGGCGATTTCACCACTGAGACATGGAGACAGTATTATCTGACAAAAAACACGGGTCCGGACGCACGTAACCTGTACCAAGGCTTCGACAAGGCTTTCAGGACCGAAGAGGACTTCCTACAGTTCCTGAAGGACTATGAAGGGACCGTGTTCAAGGGCAACCAGGAAAACCATATCGTTCTCTGGTGTTTCCGTCATGAGAACCGGTTCCTGCCGCAGCACGAGTGGGACAAAATAGATGTCCAGGCCGTGGAACGGCGTCTCAACTTTTATCCCGAACAGGTCAAGCTGGTCAAGGACATGGACAGCCACATCACCTACTGTTACCGTATCAAACCCGAAATTGACAATCTCTAA
- a CDS encoding DUF4377 domain-containing protein: MKKKILLKIFMLFLCVSNFIGCDKNNELEDKQEIVKMYISHETSTYIPLGSSKPIECLLVKEEGEREYSRLPFEGITGFIYEYGHEYIIKVEKSINIHTHANAVRTKYRLIEILEDKTINTSPQWDILIDESNDYEIDISSRYLGIQGWWCNANPPRIYVGAVFPKNTFATSFDKEIMEKKKNINLYFNFQDPYITYLDDARLNKYLKKMNDAISSKEYEKHRFPKRPYIAKLAELKNLNDLWYCIDDNDDFAKTLIEVGKQNLDLKDIESLCVGKVVHKNFTVSMDTPENGLFIETPSNLNELVFVRSLTYGTSAYFLIASRFNYQEVLSALKGPYLEEKQREEVLKESQIILLTVTDIRQTANISKSFNELQNYLNNPFTNEPTFAYGYPIFCQGQYAKDNSLYIKH, from the coding sequence ATGAAAAAGAAAATTTTACTCAAAATCTTTATGCTCTTCCTTTGTGTATCCAACTTCATTGGGTGTGACAAGAATAATGAACTTGAGGATAAACAAGAAATCGTCAAAATGTATATTTCTCATGAAACAAGTACATATATTCCTTTGGGTAGTAGTAAGCCTATAGAATGTCTGCTTGTCAAGGAAGAAGGCGAACGTGAATATTCAAGATTACCATTTGAAGGAATAACAGGGTTTATTTACGAGTATGGACATGAATATATCATAAAAGTAGAAAAATCAATCAACATTCACACACATGCAAATGCTGTCAGAACAAAATACAGGCTTATTGAGATTCTGGAAGACAAAACAATCAATACTTCACCTCAATGGGATATTCTCATTGATGAAAGTAATGACTATGAAATAGACATAAGCAGCAGATACCTTGGAATACAAGGATGGTGGTGCAACGCCAATCCTCCGCGAATTTATGTGGGTGCTGTTTTTCCTAAAAATACTTTTGCCACTTCTTTTGATAAAGAGATAATGGAAAAGAAAAAAAACATCAATCTTTACTTTAATTTCCAGGATCCATATATTACCTATTTGGATGACGCGAGGTTAAATAAATATTTGAAAAAAATGAATGATGCGATTAGTTCAAAAGAATATGAGAAACACAGATTCCCCAAAAGACCATATATAGCAAAATTAGCGGAATTGAAAAATTTAAATGATCTGTGGTACTGTATTGATGACAATGATGATTTTGCCAAAACTCTGATAGAGGTAGGGAAACAGAATTTAGACCTGAAAGACATAGAAAGTTTATGTGTTGGGAAAGTTGTACATAAAAATTTCACGGTATCTATGGATACGCCAGAAAATGGACTGTTTATAGAAACTCCTTCTAATCTGAACGAACTTGTTTTTGTCCGTTCATTGACTTATGGCACAAGTGCGTATTTTTTAATTGCAAGCAGATTCAATTATCAAGAAGTCTTATCAGCATTAAAAGGACCGTATCTTGAAGAAAAACAACGTGAAGAAGTTCTAAAAGAATCCCAAATTATTCTACTGACTGTGACTGATATAAGACAAACAGCAAATATCAGCAAATCTTTTAATGAATTGCAAAATTACCTGAATAATCCTTTTACAAATGAACCAACATTTGCATACGGGTATCCTATATTCTGTCAGGGGCAGTATGCAAAAGATAACTCTCTATATATAAAACATTAA
- the rpmA gene encoding 50S ribosomal protein L27 — protein sequence MAHKKGVGSSKNGRESESKRLGIKLFGGEVAKAGNIIVRQRGTAHHPGANVGMGKDHTLYALVDGIVTFHKGKEDRSFVSVKEIKAEA from the coding sequence ATGGCACATAAGAAAGGTGTTGGTAGTTCTAAGAACGGCCGTGAATCAGAAAGCAAACGATTAGGTATTAAGTTGTTCGGTGGTGAAGTTGCAAAAGCAGGTAACATCATCGTACGTCAGAGAGGAACAGCTCATCATCCGGGAGCAAACGTAGGTATGGGAAAAGATCATACTTTGTATGCTTTGGTTGATGGTATCGTAACATTCCACAAAGGAAAAGAAGACCGTTCATTCGTTTCTGTAAAGGAAATCAAAGCAGAAGCATAA
- the rplU gene encoding 50S ribosomal protein L21 has protein sequence MYVVVEINGQQFKAEQGKKLFVHHIQNAENGAVVEFDKVLLVDNNGEVKVGAPVVEGAKVVCEVVSPLVKGDKVLVFHKKRRKGYRKLNGHRQQFTEVLIKEVVA, from the coding sequence ATGTACGTAGTTGTAGAAATTAACGGTCAGCAGTTCAAGGCAGAACAGGGCAAAAAATTGTTCGTTCACCATATTCAGAACGCTGAAAATGGCGCAGTTGTTGAATTCGACAAAGTATTATTGGTTGATAACAACGGCGAAGTAAAAGTTGGTGCTCCGGTAGTAGAGGGCGCAAAAGTAGTATGTGAAGTAGTTTCTCCGCTTGTAAAGGGTGACAAGGTATTGGTATTCCACAAGAAGAGAAGAAAAGGTTATCGTAAATTGAACGGTCACCGTCAGCAGTTCACAGAAGTATTGATTAAAGAAGTTGTTGCTTAA
- a CDS encoding MIP family channel protein: MKKYIAELVGTMVLVLLGCGSAVFAGSAADTVGAGTGTIGVALAFGLSVVAMAYCIGGISGCHINPAITLGVWMSGRMESKDALMYMLFQVIGAIVGAGILAALVSTGGHAGPTMTGANSFDVGETAQAFLAEAVFTFIFVLVVLGATDQKRGAGNMAGLAIGLTLALIHIVCIPITGTSVNPARSIGPALMEGGQALSQLWLFIVAPLVGAAFSSLVWKYLGSEEKA, encoded by the coding sequence ATGAAGAAGTATATCGCTGAATTAGTAGGCACTATGGTCTTGGTATTGCTGGGATGCGGTAGTGCGGTATTTGCAGGTAGCGCAGCTGATACGGTGGGTGCGGGTACAGGTACAATTGGTGTGGCTTTAGCTTTCGGCCTTTCTGTTGTAGCCATGGCTTATTGTATTGGAGGAATCTCAGGTTGTCATATTAATCCAGCCATAACACTTGGTGTTTGGATGAGTGGTCGGATGGAAAGCAAAGATGCGTTGATGTATATGCTGTTTCAGGTGATTGGAGCTATCGTTGGAGCCGGAATCCTTGCCGCCTTAGTCAGCACCGGAGGCCATGCCGGACCTACGATGACGGGTGCGAATTCCTTCGATGTGGGAGAAACAGCTCAGGCGTTTTTGGCCGAGGCTGTGTTTACCTTCATATTTGTATTAGTGGTTTTGGGTGCGACTGATCAGAAACGAGGTGCCGGAAATATGGCCGGACTTGCGATAGGTCTGACGTTGGCATTGATACATATTGTCTGTATTCCTATAACAGGAACCTCCGTCAATCCGGCAAGAAGCATCGGTCCGGCGCTGATGGAAGGCGGGCAGGCATTAAGTCAGTTATGGCTGTTCATCGTGGCTCCGCTGGTAGGTGCTGCCTTTAGTTCGTTGGTATGGAAGTATCTGGGCAGTGAAGAGAAAGCCTGA